The sequence below is a genomic window from Macaca fascicularis isolate 582-1 chromosome 3, T2T-MFA8v1.1.
CTaagattttggccaggcatggtgactcatgcctgtaatcccagtactttgggaggctgaggtaggcagatcacttgacaccaggaattcgagaccagcctggccaacatggtgaaaccacacctctactaaaaaatgcaaaaattagtggtggtgtgtgcctgtagtcccagctagtcgggaggcatgagaatcacctgaaccccaaaggcggaggttgcaatgagctgagatcgcaccacagcactccagcctgggcaacagaaaaagtgagattctgtctcaaaaaaaaaaaaaaaaaaaaaaacctaaagttttaaaattatgcacTAAGACCATTTTTCTTCCCAGGGATTACTTGATATGTGATAATATAACTATTTGGACTAAAAATCATGAAACTTAAGtctctcagctctgccattaATTTCTTGTATAACCTGGTTAGATCACTTCTCAGTTTTACCTTGTGCAGCTGACATCCTATGGCTTACAGCCATGACTAAAACCCAACAGAAAAACAGATTACATATATAAAGATTTCTCTGTGCATGTCACTTTTAGTGACTTATGTATGGCTAAAACAAGGTTCAACTATAAGAGTGACTTTTCAAGAGGTTGATCTAAGATATACTCTATTAATATTCTCTGTCCAAGGTCTAATCTGGAAGGTTCAGACTtttaaactgctgacctcaaaacACCTATTTTCAGAAActtacaaaatacaaagaaattatatTAACCCATTTCCATGCTTAAGCCATAGTGCTTTGCCCTTTATTCTACTTTCAAATTTGCTGCCATTCATTATCTCCATTTCTACATTATCACGAATCTCATGGCATATAATGCTTTGTGAAAAGTGTTTATTTACATTCTTATATCACCAAAATCTAGACTTTTTTTTCAGCTGTACTTGGAAAACTGTTCCAAATAGATTACATTACCCAGCAGAGctaaaaatgagggaaaaaatcaATATGGGATGTTCATGAATAACGTCTGTTAATTAAATGAGACTACATATAGTGATTTGCAGAGATCAGGAAAACAGTGTTAAACATGCTAGCTGACGATTGCTATAAAGAATCTCTGAGCTGATAATTTTTGAGAATTCACCCTAGTTCATCTATGACTCTCCATTTAGTATTTAAGGAGAAACGCCTCATTTTCCGAATTGAATAAAGAGAATTAATCACACAACTGTGTAGAATGGAACTCAGTCTGTATAAAAATCAAGACGAACGTACTTTTTAATATTCTAACATCTCCAAGGAGTAGTTTCAAGTACTGTACCCAAGAAGTTCAGGTAATTTGTCCATTGTCACACCGTTAAAAATCAAGTGGGCTCCAAAGCGCAGTCCTAACCAGCATGCCTCCTCTAAGGCAATAGTCGAAGTGCAGACTTCGACTAGGAATTATTAGCTGTCTGGCCTTCCACGCTCCTAAATTCTTCCAACAGACCCCAACGCCTCCCAGACACCCTCTCTGACCGCCCTGCTGCCCACCCCAAGTTCCCAGCATGCTCTGGGCTCCGACTTCCTGGGGCCAAAACCTGCGCAGGCTCCTTTCCTCCGCACTGGTTGTAGGTGATCTCCGAGGACTGCTCAAAGTCTCGCGAGGGCGGACCCGTTGCCTGGTGACGAGAGTTGGGGGCGTGGCTGGGGCTGCGGATCTCCAGTAGTGGCATTCCTTCTAGCGGCTGGACCCTGGGTTCTCCGCTAGATCCCAAGATATTGTCCCCGCACGGAAGCGACGACTGGCCTGACCAGAGGACTCGGCCAGGATCTAGGTGCCGGCCCCAACGGGACGGTGAGGTAGGCAGAAGGAAGGCGGGGCGCCCCCTGCGGGAAGCGAACACGCCCCGGAAAATGAGCGCCTCACCACACCCTGGTGGCCAGGAGTGAGTGCGGGAAGGAACTCGGCCGCCTAGAGTTGTGGCCTCATCCTGGCTCCCGCCAAAAACCCCTTGGTACTGTCGGGACGCGGCTGAACGTGGACGCGCCCGCACCTGCCCTCCTCCGCAGTGGTGGAAGACACCCGCGGAGCGCCGGTGAATAAGGGACTTCCCCTGAGGCCAGAGCTGTATCCACAGCAGGTCAGCACTTCGTGTGCCCCGTGTGCACCTGTAAGGAGTGGAATTTACGCCAGTCGGGTTTTCCAAATGTGGAGTTGTGATGCCCAGGCAAAAACTTCAGTTTCTTAGGACTGAAGGTGTCATCTATGAGACAATCGGCTCCGTGGCATTGGCAGTGATTTGCCATAGAGCTTGGACTTAACTTATTATGTAGTCCACGCTGCAAAACACGCTTTCTGTAGAGAGGGGCATAAACCAATAGATTTGCAATTGTCGAGTCCTTTGGTCTCTCAAGAACGATGGGAACTTGACAAGAAATTTCGATTATTCCCTGGTCTTAGTATTAACCACATGGGAAGATACTTCCATAGAATGGTAGTGGTCATTACCGATACAACCTTCTGGTAGCTATTTAGATTtctaagaataagaataatataaatgaatattagaCAGTATCTACAGAATGATAATCAAAATGTAAATTCTTGTCACTTGAACTTTTGGTCAAGTGAAAATCAAggagaaaacttaaaattatattgcTACATTTCACAAagtgactaatttttaaaattcattatcttTTAATGCCTCAGTATCATTCTGAACTTGCTGTGTAGTATTCAattgtaaatataataaaatgtgaatgATTTGGCTGTATACTCTGGAAATTCCTTTTAATTAAATGATTTACTTGATTTGTCTTTTATTGTGGTTGTTGTCTCTTACAGTCGTGGAAAATTCCTTTAAATCTCTGAAATTGAAGGTGTTATTAGTTGTATTGTAGTTTTTAGAGAAGACTGTTGTGACTGTTAAATAcaattgaatatatttttgagTACTCATTTAATGTAGTAAACACAGCTTGAAAAGAAAAGCTGTCAAATAATTTCCTTAGAAATTGTTTTACAGCCTACCCGTATATTACAAGAAATCTCAAGTCAAACACTGGAAGAGATGTCAGAAGATTCAGAAAAGGAAGACTATTCAGACAGAACAATCAGTGATGAAGATGAATCGGTATGTTTTTCTCAACTTTATTTTACTTGGAGataaaatttgtattatataaATCCCTAATTAAAGTATTATAAAGTCAATtggatataaaaatcaattggaTGTTTAAATTATTGTCATTGAAGTTGGGAAATAATTTGGCTGAAAAAGCTGAGCTATCACTGGGAACACTATGCCCTGTCTAGAAAGAGAAactgtgtttgtatttttttgagaaaatattttagctaagattcttctaggttttattaaaatttgtgtATGAAATTTTTAGTAGGGTTTTTAGGATTAGTGTCCACTTATTTTCTTATATGTGCTGATTGGATTGTGTTACATCGTAGTATGAATCATAGTAGAACCACCGTGTTCTAACCTTGTTGTGTATCACCATAACAGTTTATTGTGGCTCTGATGTCATAGAGGAAGGGacatggaagaagaaaaaggagggaaaatgtagtatttaaaattctttagtCTGTTTCTACTACATATTCTGAGATATTTCCTTCAAATTTTATTGAAGTGTAAATTATGTATGTAAACTAATGTCCCGAAATAAGCTCTTAAAGCTTACATTAACTACTTAAAGGAATTACggctttctgtgtttttctttttgttatttttttttttcgtgagccagagtttcgctcttgttgctcaagccggagtgcaatggcgcgatctcggctcactgcaacctctgcctcctgggttcaagggattctcctgcctcagcctcccgagtagctgggattacaggcgtacgccaccacgcccggctaattttttgtgtttttagtagaaacagggtttcaccatgttagccaggctggtctcaaacttctgaccacgggtgatccatctgccttggcctcccaaagtgctgggattacaggcatgagccgccacgcccagccaattttatttttaatttaaattgttttcccaGGTTTACCAAGAATCTTTAAACTTCATTCCTTCCATAAAGTCATTATTATGACCTCAGCCAGTGGAAGAGGAGGAATGAAGGATGCAAACTTTAAGGTTTCAGAATATTTGAAGTGTTGGGTGCATTGAGACCAGTAGCCGATAAtcctttaattttctcatttattaaagGTTAAAGACATACACTCAATCCCAAGTACTAAAATAGATgtaaaaaaaatctggatttgaAAACTGTTggttttttaaagagaaatatttttaaattcttattttaggATGAGGATATGTTCATGAAATTTGTAAGTGAAGATTTTCATCGGTGTGCACTTTTAACAGGTTTGAACCTattcatatagtttttgtttagTATAAAACCTTGAGTGGATAAAAaagaagatgaggaaactaaaaagTCAGATTGAATAATATAGGGAATGATTATTCTAGTAGATTGTGAAAGAGAAATGTATCCACTTGCAGAATTCAAACTTTTCAGGTTTGTTTTACGTAAACCTATTTTATATTAGAATATAATAAATGAAAGTGGTGATTATCTTATATTTAACATAAGGATTTACCTTGTCATTTCTTTAATTGTATTGAGTATATGACTCCAGTTATAAAGGACAGATTATGTTAGAAGTACATCTTCATTTAAACGAAGTATATTGTCTAAAGAGTCTCCTTAATAAAGTCATTCATTTGCAACTGAACATGTGTGTGGGCATCTTGAtgtatacttaatttttaaagatttatactTAGAGTTGTACTTTCAAATGCTAAAATATCTCTACTCAGTATTTACATATGTATCACAAGTACTCTGAAATTGAAGTTAAggcctttatcttttttttcttttgtcttttaccACCATCCTAAAATAAATCTTCCTGTTTGAAATAACCACCATTCTCAGTTTGATGTGTATCATTCTAGAACTTCTTCTTTGCATTACACATATCTATACCCATAGGCATAGAAATTTTATAGTATTGTTTTGTGGACTTTTCCCTGCtacccttttctgttttttaaattttgccaacCTATTAGGAGACAGGGGATAACTCACTCCTTTAACTAGCATTTCTGGGATTGCTAGAGAAATAGAGAATTACTTCTACAGGCTTATTATCTACTCATATTCTTAGTTGATATGAATTACCCATTTATAGTAATCCCGTTTTATGTTGCTTTCTTTGTTTAGAACATTACCAAAAGCAAGATGTAAAACATTTAATCACCCCTAAGTGTTCCTGTGTCTCTGCAGTAGATCCTCTCCTTCCAGGCTTCACTCCTGGCTCCAGACAACCAGTGATTTGcattccccgccccccccccccccccccgcccataTTTGGCTTCTCTAGAATTTCACAAAACAGAATCatacattttgtgttttctgtcttctttcatttagcataatactcttgagatttatccatgttgttgcatatatcagtagttcctttttattgttgagagGTATTCCATTATGTGAATAGACCACAATTTCTCCATTTAGCCATCCATTCATGCAcaaattgtttccagtttggggctgtAATGAATAAAGCTCCtgtgaatatttttgtacaagtccttgtgtgaacatgttttttatttctcatggGTAAATCCCTAGGAATAGTATTGCTGGGTTATATgctaaatatatactatatgagAAACTGTGAATCTGTTTTCAAAAGTGGCTATATCCCTTTGCATTCCCAGCAATGTGTTATTTCTTCACCAAGAATTCTTATGTTTTAATTCAGTACAAGTGTGTGTTTCCCTTACCTCGTGGAGCAAAATTGTAATGACTCCTTTAAACTTCTTGTCTGATTGTTTTAACATCTGGGTTATCTTGTTGTTAACATTTGTTGATTGCCTTTTGCCCTGAGAACTGGTCCTATTCCTGGTTTTCCGTTGTTCATGCTATGTTGTGTAGATTCTGGGTCAATGTATTTCTTCTAGCAGGCAATCAATCCAGTTAGGTTTAAACAGTAAGTTCTGGCACCCCTTCTGTGGATAATAATTCAGATCTGATTTCTCATCTCTAAGCCTTTGCTATGCTGATTTTTTCCCATGCCAGTGTAGTTCAGGAGTTTTGAGACTTTTATAGATGGTTCAAAGCCCTGTTTAGTTCTCTTAAGTTTTCCTTGTATTGGTTTGGGACTATCTTGCACATGTGTAATTCAGGGGTTGAGCTGAGACATTTGTGTGTGGGTTGGGAGGGTGGTTAAAGTTTCAGTTAAGTTTTCATAGTCTCTGAGAGTGTGTCTGCTTTCATAGCTCAGGGATTAGCCCAATTCTGTGGGTTCATACACAGGATTAGGAGATACCTTTCTCTggttcctttcttcccttcaggTTCCTTCCACACTGTAAGGACCCCTTTTCTTGGTTCTTCTGTTAAGATTAAGACTGGTTTTCTGATTTggagaaggaatttttttaattttattgtgtgtgtacatatgtcaTTTCTTAGTCATTCAGAATTTCTCAACCTCTACACTACTGAGAACCCCACCACATTCTCCCATGACATCCTGTATATGCCTGCGTGATTGCCCTTGCGGTATCACATCACCtaacccttccttccttctctctgtacTGAGAACGCCTTGATCTCAGAGACTGTCTTATCAATGTTTGTATCTCTTCCCAGCACTggttctggcacatagtaggtaatcACTAAATAGGATATTATCATTGTTAGGGTGGTGTGACTAAATTATTCGgctcaagagaaaaagaaaagactactCTCAAGCATTTTGGAatcaaacatttataataaaaataaccccAAACTttagtaaatggaaaaaaaaggacTGAGTTTCTATTTGAGATTTAGCcatttgcaccactgcaccgcACTGCTCTGTTCAGCACGCTAGAGCAAACATTCATTCAGCACACTAGAGCAAACAAGGGTCTGGATTCACCTTCCTGTGGGAGTGCTTCTCTAAGTTTTAACTCTACAGTCTGCTCTTGTTTACTTTTCAAATTCTTCGGATagttatgtttttgtattttatctagAATTGAGTTGTAATTAGTGAGAGAGAAGGCCTGTGTAAGACTTATGTTGCCACAGCAGGACTAGAACTCTTGTTCATTAACTTTTGATTGAATGACAAACTTGCAAATTTTACATGTGGTTGCTGGATTTTGTTGTATTCAGTTAAAGAATGTTGAACTTTGTCCTGATAAGCAGTTGTTTTGCTTGTGGATCAGTTTCATTACTTTGAGGCTTGCCTTTCAGCTTTGTTAGAGTGTGTCCAGCCAGAACAGTCTTTACTCCAGGGCTGAGTTCATTATTTAGGCGTCAGCTCACGTTACCTCTTTAGAGAAATCTTGCCTGTCCACCCTATCTAAAATAGCATTCTCACTCCCACTTTCCTGTTTCTAATcttcatttatatttctgtgttttatttttgtagcatttGTCATCACTGAAATTATCTTGTTTTCCTACTTATATATGTCCTACTACAGTTTAAGCTCATGATGGAAGGGACACAGTTTTTTTCACTCTGTATGGCAATTGTCTGTTTATAGTTTTTAGCACATACTAGATGCATTATAAGTATCTGTTGGATGAATGAGTCTATAGAACAATCCTGATAAGTAGCTAGGGCAGGTGATATTATTAGTTATTGACCTGTAGTAAGATTTATGTTCAAAGAGGCTGCCTTGCCCAAACAAAG
It includes:
- the LOC135970253 gene encoding uncharacterized protein, producing MTTTILWKCTRGTRSADLLWIQLWPQGKSLIHRRSAGVFHHCGGGQVRARPRSAASRQYQGVFGGSQDEATTLGGRVPSRTHSWPPGCGEALIFRGVFASRRGRPAFLLPTSPSRWGRHLDPGRVLWSGQSSLPCGDNILGSSGEPRVQPLEGMPLLEIRSPSHAPNSRHQATGPPSRDFEQSSEITYNQCGGKEPAQVLAPGSRSPEHAGNLGWAAGRSERVSGRRWGLLEEFRSVEGQTANNS